The DNA region tatatatatatatatatatatacagtatgtatatacgtaaatatcttcatatatatatatatatatatatatatatatatatatatatatatatatatatatatatgcaggtatttacgtatatacatactgtatatgtatgtatgtatgtatatatatatatatatatatatatatacatatatatatatatatataaatatatatatatatatatatatatatatatatatatatatatataacctattataGCTCATGTGTAAAATCTAAATCACCCAACTAGGAATATAACATCTTCCTTTTGATTTAGAAATAGAGAGTTGGCCATCATGAGAGGCATTTTTTATTTCAGCTTCTGTAGCTAGAAACAAAGTCAACCATTTCATGACGTGATAGCTAAGCGTCAAGAGTATAACAAATTACAATTCATGATAGCTTTGTTACTAATTCATTAGAGACGTTCTTTTTGTATGTAATTATTAGGCGTCAAATACCACCATTTATCAAATTTTTCTCATGTACACTGTTGAATCTAACTCAGCCAGGACTCTAATTAAAGTCCTCTTAGGTGAAGACAGATACGCTGTAATACGTGAAATTCATACTATGTTCAATGACTCCAAAACTTATAAAGCCAACATATACAGAAGCCTCAAGCTATATCTAACAAAAGATTCCATTGCAAATTGGCTGACCTTTCTTAAGGTCATTGGAGCTTTATATTGATCATTTCACATGAAAGTAGTAATTCCGAGATTCGCAAGACCTTCATCACTTTTATCTATTAAGAAACAACAATTTCAATGAGAATAGAACTAAAACTTACTTGAAGTAGGATTGATTTATCCATTCACCTGCTAAAGATATCTTTATGGTTTTTTATTTGAATCAAAAAATCAGAAGAACAGAATCACAATCTTTCACAACCTTCCAATTCATTGACTTTCGACAGAAAATTTTCGTAATCAGATCATCTATTTTTCTAAGGAACTAGTGAAGTGCTAAGGCTGAGACTAGGCATTTTCTAATTAGATGAACATTATCTAATATAATTACTGATTTGAGTTATaggaataaataacaaaatatcaaaagaTAAAATGAATATCCGGAACCAATAGAATTTCTTGGACTTTTTATGTCAAAGCAAATTCCAGAAACTTTGCGACGAATACGGAATAGGAAATGATATAGCATCTAGCCAGAGTGACTAGGatatctattaaaaagaaaaattacatatattatacGAGACGTATTTCTTCGTTTTATAACAAGAATAAATTGAGAGGAAACGAGTCATTTTGGTCACATTTTTTCTATCTGAAAaattatacactctctctctctctctctctctctctctctctctctctctctctctctctctctctctctctctctctctcttatttatgagATTTTATTCTTCAAATCCATTCTACTTAACTGTAATTTTAGCTCCATCTACACAGTACTGTCCTAGTTATataccctctctttctctctctctctctctctctctctctctctctctctctctctctctctctctctctctctctctctctctctctctcttattatgagACTTTATTCTTCAAATCCATTCTACTTTACTGTAATTTTAGTTCCATCTACACAGTACTGTCCTagttatataaactctctctctctctctctcctctctctctctctctctctctctctctctctctctctctctctcctctctctctctgtatatatatatatatatatatatatatatatatatatatatatatatatatatatatatatatatatttcaattgtttaataggtttagaatacgttgaaaatatcatttttttttttcctctttggcGGCCTAAGTAAAAAATATCAAGTAAAACTTCAGCATAtcttacctaattttttttctttcttcaaaagaCATGTAATATCATATTACAACCAAAGGCATTGACATTTTAGCAAAGTTTAAGAATAGCAAATTTGCAACACTCATAGTTGAATGCATTTCCCTAAAGATGATATTGATGAATGCGCTTCTCATAGAATTCTATAAACTGAATTAGCATCTATTTTTAGGTATTCAGTTTGGAATGCCTTGGTAATTGATTAAAATACATCAAATACCAGGCtgattatacgtacatatatatacatatatatatatatatatatataatatatatatatatataaatattatatataaatctctctctctctctctctctctctctctctctctctctctctctctctctctctctctctctctctctctctctctctatatatatatatatatatatatatatatatgtatatacatatatatatatatatatatatatatatatatatatatatatatataatttatgtacatatatatgtatattatatatatatatatatatatatgtgtgtgtgtgtgtgtgtgtgtgtgtttgtgtataaatacatatttatgttcatacctgtacaaatatatatatatatatatatatatatatatatatatatatatatatatatatatatatatatatatatacgaattaatctattcctttatttttattcacTTAATTCATATGAacccctttttcttcttcttcttcttcttcttcttcttcttcttcttcttattattattattattattattattattattattattattattattattattattattattattattatttttattgttatatatatgtatattatatatatatatatatatatatatatatatatatatgtgtatatatgtatatatatacatatatatatacatacatacacacatatatatatatatatatatatatatatatatatatacatatatacacaaaattttataattttcattaacacATACTCATCAATATCTCATTGCTTCTTCAAGGTCTAATTCTTACAGGAGGTTAATTGGTTAAGTGTTTGATCGTTACATTCTAACAACAATAGGCTTCGTGACTGTTGGTTTTCTAATTGGTGAGAGCTTTTCTGTTGCGGGTTGTTAtgtgctaaataaaaaaaaaaaagaaaaaaaaaattatacagacaAAAGAAGGATAAGGACTATTGATCGTCAAGAACATGGCCAATAATCTTAGCAGACAATATTGCATGCAAGGCTGATAAAATAGGAAATTAATCACAACTCATAATTATAGTCAACTGGTATATTAAACTTGTAGGTTGAGTTTTTTCATTTATGAAACTATATTTTGAGCTAAATTCCGAAGTGGGACATTACTTCAAAGGAAGCCTTGTTATGTGCTCGAGTTCAGAGTATCTTGAAAgcggaatttctaaaaaaaaaaaaaaaaaaattatacgtttAGTAACATTGTTATAGTATTAGGTTTCACATTTCAGTCATTATTTCACACACATAATCATGCTATTACGCTTTATGACAGCTTTGTAATTCAGTACTGCAATACAGTCCTGTCTAGCTCCTCTTGAAATCCCGGTCCCAATAGTTTCTTCATTTTATTCCAAAAGTTAGGTTTTTAAACTTGCTATGGAAAAATTATCCAATTAGAAAAATGAGGTATCGAGTAAATAAGATTCTATGCATAACATTTACTGCATTCTCTCGTTTTTTGTCACTTCTATCATGTTCAAGAATACTATAAGGCATTTTGCCTGATTGGATTTCGTGATCATTAAGTAACCTGTGGAAAAATAGGgacaatacaaaaaatatattctatgacCGATCAAAATTAATGATTTGAGTTTTTGTTTTCGAATCATcattgctttttttctctctttcttttttaagtCGCTTCAATAAATCATTGGTCGCGGTTAAATCGGCGGAAATGAAGTGACACCGTAAAAAGGTGTTCGAGTGTTTTAGCTGACTCAAAGGCAATCTCGTTATTGGGTGCTAATGACACCCCCGAGCCAAGGTCACATACAAACATTACATATTACAGGTGCCCGCGGCGTCAAGGTCACTTTACCCCAGGTATATAAAGATCTGGATTGGGCGTTGGTAACGCATTCGTTCCTGTCCTCATACAACAAGCAGACATGAAGGGTTTGGTAAGTAGACCCGGGATTTCAGGTTTTACTTGGGCGTGGATCAgcttacagcctctctctctctctctctctctctctctctctctctctctctctctctctctctctctctctctctctattgctaaATTTACTATAACTTGCGTAACTAGTACAACTAGCGCGTACCAGTTAAacttttgagctctctctctctctctctctctctctctctctctctctctctctctctctctctctctctctctctctctttcatgcaaAGCTAACACGACTAAGGTTCTAtaaagtttgaacgtttgaacttGAACTAAATTCCTTTCAGTATTTTAAGTAGTTATTTCACCATCATATCCGGAGAagccttgcttctctctctctctctctctctctctctctctctctctcgctctcctctctctctctctctctctctctctcatgtagtggataacaaaaaaaaattaacacagaCGTTCAAAAATAGATTAACCTTCAAGAGAATTTAATCCAAGAACGCAGTGTTTAAAAAAGAAGAATATTAAAAATTTCCTGGATACGGAATTatcaaacagctctctctctctctctctctctctctctctctctctctctctctctctctctctctctctctctctctctctctcattgcatctgTGTAGAGTAAACATAAGAGCATTTACTAAGAAGGTATGTGATTGAAATAAATAGTTATGCATAACTTTTTTTAAATCTTGCATTGTAGGATTTTGGGGGAATCAGTCATAAAGTTCATTTAAGAATTGAGGTTTTGCATAAATTAAAGAATTTGTTCATCTTCAATCTAATTTATGTGATCTGGTGTACACGgccagatatactgtacatacatacatccatatattctgtatatatatatatatatatatatatatatatatatatatatatgtgtgtgtgtgtgtgtgtgtgtgtgtgtcctttatatgtatatatatatatatatatatatatatatatatatatatgtgtgtatatatatatactgtatatatatatatatatatatatatatatatatatatatatatatatatatatatatatatatatataccttatatatatatatatatatatatatatgtatatatatatatagatagatagatagatagatagatggtagatagatagagaaatttaCGTGTTAATGTGTTTTTATGTGTTTGTTTTACATTGAAGTTTTCCCAATATTGACACTTGTTTGCTTATTCGGCCATCcctcattaaaatattattatttcttcataAAGGTCCTCGTAGCTCTTGGCCTAGTGGCCCTGGTGTCCGCCCGGCCTTCCAATGACATCATCGATTTCGAGACGGACCACATGGAGCACGAGCAGGAGGGCCAACCCGGAAGGGCCGTCGAGGGCGAGTACTCTTGGGTAGCGCCCGACGGCAACGAGTTCGTCGTCAAGTACGTGGCTGACCACTTGGGATACAGAGTCGTCGAGAGCAACGTAGTGCCTGAGGTAATTCTTGTAGAAGAAGCCGAAGGAGAAGATGTAGCTGTTAGAGCCGCTATTGAGGAGGAATCCGGTGTTGAGGAAGAAGGTGCCGCTGAGGAAGAAGCTGCGGTTGAGGAGGGagaggaaggaagggaggaagAGGAGGGTGAGGAAGATCCTGCTTTCAGAGAAAAtgagggagaagaagaggaagaaggaggagaagaagaagaggaagaagaggaagaagaagaagaggaggaagaagaagaagaggaggaagaagggtcagaagacgaagaagaagagtgggaagaagaagaggtggaagaagattcagaagacgaagaagaagaggaggaggacgagaGCGATGAATGAGTGAtagtttttaagatatatatataatgttattatatttttctaCGAATAATTTAAGAAAATTGCGGCAGATGgtttattattttccttaaatGTAAATTTTGGACCAGAAGTGTGTGTACAAAGATGGTTATTGGTTATATTGTTTACACCAAGGCAATAGGAAGAAAAAACAATGAAAGACGAAGTTTAATACGTTTTATTTCAAGGTATTTGAAGATTTCTTTGTATGAAAAAGAGGAATTTGAATATAATCGGCTCAGAATTTTCGCTAACTTGATATTACATGAAAACAAAAATACAATTCTTacctttattaaaaaagaaatttgtaATTACACAGTACAGGAAACAATGGGTAACTGGGTAATGAAAAAGTAATGTCCATTCACCAGGCAAGCTCATATAAGAACTTGTATGGTTTTAGTTATGAAaaaagattttacaaaaaaaaaatttgcttgaaCGTGTTCCAGTTATAATCTTGAATATACCCGATTACCAGGGCACTTAAGAAATGAGAAAATCAAGTAAACTGATAACCTAATGAAGTAGTTTCCTGGTTGATCTACATATGATTCaacaaaggaaataagaaattaagaaGGGTGCAATTAAAACCATTGTTGATCCAAAATTGCTTTGTAATTACAGTTCCTTAGGAAACATCTAATAGGAACAGTGCTGCGAACTACCCGTTTTCAAGGCAATTAGGGATAGCCTTGGATTCCGTTACCGTTAATCATCAGCTGAGAGAAgttctacaaaaaaataaaaactatagtcTGGATCTATAAAAGTGAGTTTCCTGGAGTAAACAGTTTTTCAAGTTGTAGCTCTGCAGCTTTAGTTTCCTTTTCCATGCTTGACTTGCACCTGAGCAAAAACTTGCAGTTGGAAGAATCTCAAGACACCACAAATAAAAATCTAGATTTATCCACTTTGGATTAGAACGCATTGATAATTTAACAAGGATCGCTTCAATGTATGATTTTCAACCAAAAGGTTAAATTGTCAATCTTCATTATACTACATCAACCAGTTTTATCAATCTTTGGCATCCTTTCAGATAATATGGATATCTAATTTCTTCAGGATTTCTTTGCTTGCCCAAGTTAGTGTAATTATGAAATCAGGATAGCGTTTGGAAAATAGATCCGGATTATATTTCCTAAGGACATTTAGATACGGATTATATTTTCTAAGGACATTTATTGGTACATTTTTTCTTGCTCTCTGAGTAGGcttaccttaacatgatgaaagggtttgcataacgccatgatcagcaaagatatactagtcaaggccattcataatagtttggtttgctatgagcgataatACGAGAATCTCGCATTAGCTCCAATCCGCACTGGGAagcgtcgtgatgaaaactggctaaacccagacatgaattgacgtgtTCGAAAccattgtcctgcattggactagacacggcctttttttttttttttttttttttttttttttttttttttttttttacatgaatatgtCAAGCGTATTATGCATGAGAATTagtgcattttttttattaaacacatatatacatgaatatgtcaaGCGCATTATACATAAGAATtagtgaatttttttattttgtattaaacacatatatacatgaatatgtcaaACGTATTATACATGAGAATTagtgcattttttttattaaacacatatatacatgaatatgtcaaGCGCATTATACATAAGaattagtgtattttttttattttgtaataatcacatatatacatgaatatgtcaaGCGCATTATACATGAGAATTagtgcattttttttattaaacacatatatacatgaatatgtcaaGCGCATTATACATAAgaattagtgtattttttttttattttgtattaaacacatatatacatgaatatgtcaaACGCATTATACATGAGAattagtgcattttttttttcattaaacacatatacatgaatatgtcaAGCGCATTATACATAagaattaatgcatttttttttttactaaacattTTACATGAGAATTAGTTCTACGATATACAAATGACTCCCAAAAGAATGAAGGagataatataattacatataatataaaagACAGCCTCGAATAGTTTCCATAAATTGTTATTTTAGTGAATTAGTTGGTTATTTTCATTAATGATAAGAAATGAATATTGGACAATTGATAATCATCATCCCTTACTacgattagcaaaaaaaaaaaaaaaaaaaaaaatagactaaagattgtggaaagaatacATTTACCGTCTAATAGAGTCTATTTGTTATGTTCATAAACATTTACATACAATATTACACAGCACTTGAAATGACTTATTCAAACATATATTCCTTTTGAATTTTATGTCTGAATGTCCTTTTCTAAAGTAAAACATTAATAGTTAATACTTTGACCTCCATTTGTATTTGGCTGACGTCTGAGAGGGGTATGGGGTGAGAATCATCAGTAGAATATGTCCTAAATTTTCgttatttatcataaaaattttcTGTGAAATAATCTACATAACTGCTCTATATTTTCCTTAATTCCATTCGTCcgtttgaaatatataaatttgaattgatattttaatgtttatttccaaaaaaatctaaatattattaCTTAGGCTACTTCACCTCATTCGAAATCTATAATTTCTTGTTTTTAATTACTACACATATTAAGAAAAAGTAGTTATTCAGCGTCAAAGTGCAACAAAAACTATTATTCTAACAGGAAAAACAAGTTTACAGTGatcatataaaaaaagattatGAGCCAAGTTTGTTTTTACCCCAACTGAGCTTTGGATACAGCCCAAACTGGGTTCTTTTACATCACCATtgtcatcaaccgttgctagtccattgcagaacaaaagcctaCACATGTTATTCCACTcctgtctgtgtatggtctttctatgccagtctatacccacaaatctTATTAGTCCATCAATGCATCGTCTtaccttccttcccctgtttcgtttggaatctctagggacccattctgttattcttaatgtccatccatatcctgtcattctcattatatgtcctgtccatgtccatttctgtttcttacatttcttccatgttgttagaatatcctctactttaatttgctatcttatccacgttgctctttttctgtctcttagtgttatccccggCATTATTCTCTCTATTGCTCTTTTGAGTTGTGACCAGCTTATGCTCTAAAGCTtaaataaggctccaagtttatgaagCATAAgtaaaaactggtaggaccatcagattaaagataattctttttaaagaaaggggTATTTTgggtattttacgtttcataacctcattttgtttagcaaaagtTCTCCaaccaatgcttatccttctttcaatttcggtctcatgtcctggagaaacacttctgtctgtcctaagcacgtatattcattaacaaaataaGGTTCTTTAATAACCGTTCTTTGTTGTCTCTTTTATATAACTCCCCTAATATATTGCATAGCTCATGCTTAAAGCCAAATACACTTTATAATAAAGAAACTATGattttctcaattttttaaaaAGAGATGTAAATGAGTTGATAAAATAAACTGTGCTCCAAGTATGAAGTAACTTTAATTTAGACAATCACTCATTACCATATCTTTACTATTTTCTTATAGATCTCGGGATCTTACCCCAAAAATTCATCGAGAAGTCATACctttagtttatctatttaatttgtTCTATAGAAAGTTGCCTTTAGTTAACTTCATGAAgtataaaatatttatcttaacaGAAATAATTTCACTATTTCTTTTAGAATCATCATTGGTGAGAAAAATATGTAGTAAAAGtattatcttatatttctttagaaattctcatataaactattaTAAATTCTGTATTACATCGTCATTTACTCATTATCTTATTTCTAATAAACTCTATTTATAAAACTTtcattcttcatcctcttcctcacgTAAAGCgagttcttcctcctcctcttcctcagcttcttcctcttcttcaatggCTCTAACAGCcggctcctcctcctcttcgtcttcttctACAGGAGCGACTTCAACTACCTCAGGAAGGACGTTGTCCTCGACGACTCTGTATCC from Palaemon carinicauda isolate YSFRI2023 chromosome 35, ASM3689809v2, whole genome shotgun sequence includes:
- the LOC137627465 gene encoding prothymosin alpha-like — translated: MKGLVLVALGLVALVSARPSNDIIDFETDHMEHEQEGQPGRAVEGEYSWVAPDGNEFVVKYVADHLGYRVVESNVVPEVILVEEAEGEDVAVRAAIEEESGVEEEGAAEEEAAVEEGEEGREEEEGEEDPAFRENEGEEEEEGGEEEEEEEEEEEEEEEEEEEEEGSEDEEEEWEEEEVEEDSEDEEEEEEDESDE